Proteins found in one Rahnella aquatilis CIP 78.65 = ATCC 33071 genomic segment:
- a CDS encoding MFS transporter yields MNAEKPILFKHQLAYGGGNLLGSGALAIAGIWLLYFYTTFCGLTLLQASAIFSVASIIDAISNPLMGYLSDNFGKTRLGKRFGRRRFFILLGVPLMMFYPLLWVEGFGFWYYLSTYVMFELIYTSVMVPYETLATEMTTDFSARSKLTGYKAIFGKVANFLAAFIPGQFILIYGKDSAQPFFFTALTYGVILFIAIGMLYLSSWERPVEETTPVDEKKMTLGKTMLTLVRDMKSTFHLRVFRKHLGMYLCGFGAEWLFASVFTYFIIFVLQYDPTMVAGLSSLNSLLQLFSTAIFIGICVKHGFSKPYILALGIVIFSVICYSLLHVLHLPQQYATAAMLTITVIFGIGTGGVYYIPWTVYTFLADIDEAFTGRRREGIYAGAMTFSGKLMRSVIVFVMGAILSFYGFQSKSHTQPESAVMAIALVFCIGVIALALMAIVFSNQMKLNRKTHLVVLGEVARIKAGGQISEVQPEVRAVMEELIGYPYEQCWGNSVVCRKIFDTPAVVVTEPKPMVSTTQQP; encoded by the coding sequence ATGAACGCAGAAAAACCTATTTTATTTAAACATCAGCTAGCATATGGCGGCGGAAATCTGTTGGGCAGCGGCGCACTGGCGATCGCCGGGATCTGGCTGCTGTACTTCTATACGACCTTTTGCGGCCTGACGCTGTTACAGGCGTCGGCGATCTTCTCCGTCGCCAGCATCATCGACGCCATCAGTAACCCGCTGATGGGCTATCTCTCGGATAACTTTGGTAAAACGCGACTCGGTAAACGTTTTGGTCGCCGCCGCTTCTTCATTTTGCTGGGCGTGCCGCTGATGATGTTCTACCCGCTGCTGTGGGTTGAAGGCTTCGGATTCTGGTATTACCTGTCTACTTACGTCATGTTCGAGCTGATTTATACCTCGGTCATGGTGCCGTATGAAACGCTTGCAACGGAAATGACCACCGATTTCTCCGCCCGTTCAAAACTGACCGGCTATAAGGCGATTTTCGGTAAAGTGGCTAACTTCCTCGCCGCGTTCATTCCCGGCCAGTTCATTCTGATCTACGGCAAAGACTCCGCGCAGCCGTTCTTCTTCACCGCACTGACCTATGGCGTGATCCTGTTTATCGCCATCGGCATGCTGTATCTCTCTTCCTGGGAACGCCCGGTAGAAGAGACCACGCCGGTCGATGAGAAGAAAATGACGCTTGGCAAAACCATGCTGACGCTGGTGCGCGACATGAAATCGACATTCCACCTGCGCGTGTTCCGTAAGCATCTGGGCATGTATCTGTGTGGGTTCGGAGCAGAATGGCTGTTTGCTTCCGTCTTCACCTATTTCATCATTTTCGTGCTGCAATATGACCCGACGATGGTTGCCGGTCTGAGCAGTCTGAACTCACTGCTGCAACTGTTCTCTACGGCGATCTTTATCGGTATCTGCGTCAAACACGGGTTCAGCAAGCCGTACATTCTGGCGCTGGGCATCGTGATTTTCTCGGTCATTTGCTACAGCCTGCTGCACGTCCTGCATCTGCCGCAGCAATACGCCACTGCGGCCATGCTGACTATCACAGTTATCTTCGGTATCGGTACCGGCGGTGTGTATTACATCCCGTGGACGGTTTACACCTTCCTGGCGGATATCGATGAAGCCTTTACCGGTCGTCGCCGCGAGGGGATTTACGCCGGTGCGATGACCTTCTCCGGCAAACTGATGCGCTCGGTGATTGTTTTCGTGATGGGTGCCATTCTGAGCTTCTACGGCTTCCAGTCCAAATCTCACACCCAGCCTGAAAGTGCGGTGATGGCGATTGCGCTGGTGTTCTGCATCGGTGTTATTGCACTGGCGCTGATGGCTATCGTATTCAGTAATCAGATGAAACTGAACCGCAAAACCCACCTTGTGGTGCTGGGCGAAGTGGCACGTATCAAAGCGGGCGGCCAGATAAGCGAGGTACAACCGGAAGTGCGTGCGGTGATGGAAGAACTGATTGGTTACCCGTATGAACAATGCTGGGGCAACAGTGTCGTTTGTCGCAAAATTTTCGATACCCCTGCGGTTGTGGTTACCGAGCCGAAACCGATGGTGAGCACCACGCAGCAACCCTGA
- the otsA gene encoding alpha,alpha-trehalose-phosphate synthase, with translation MSRLVVVSNRIAIPDGSKSAGGLAVGILDALKNTSGLWFGWNGEISEISGEEEDDLNLTEDDGITYASVPLNQNDYDLYYCQFSNAVLWPALHYRIDLVDFQREAWDGYCRVNDMLAKRLQPLIKADDILWIHDYHLLPFAAALRKLGVKNRIGFFLHIPFPTPEIFNAVPTHDELLEMMCEYDLLGFQTEGDRLAFLDNLKALTDIKDCDAHQHQAFGKTFATGVYPISIAPESIREMAEGPLPPKMAAMEREIRESKNIISCERLDYTKGLPERFLAFEALLEKFPQHRGKVRYSQIAPTSRGDVQAYQELRHQLETEVGRINGKYGGINQTPLFYLNQHFQRSLLMKLFRLTDVGLVTPLRDGMNLVAKEYVAAQDPQDPGVLVLSQFAGAANELTSALIVNPYDRDDVAAALDKALTMPLEERLERYNDMMAVLRKNDIANWGETYLRDLYAVSPHGEKHRAVV, from the coding sequence ATGAGTCGCCTGGTTGTTGTTTCTAACCGAATTGCCATTCCTGACGGTTCCAAATCCGCTGGCGGACTGGCCGTGGGCATTCTGGATGCGCTGAAAAATACTTCAGGCCTCTGGTTTGGCTGGAATGGTGAGATAAGTGAAATATCGGGCGAAGAAGAGGATGACCTGAATCTGACTGAAGATGATGGCATTACTTACGCTTCGGTTCCGCTCAATCAAAATGATTACGATCTGTATTACTGTCAGTTTTCCAATGCCGTACTTTGGCCAGCCCTTCATTATCGTATCGATCTGGTGGATTTCCAGCGCGAAGCCTGGGACGGCTACTGCCGGGTCAATGATATGCTGGCGAAAAGATTGCAGCCGCTCATCAAAGCAGACGATATCTTGTGGATCCACGATTATCATTTACTGCCGTTTGCCGCTGCGCTGCGCAAACTCGGCGTCAAAAACCGCATTGGTTTCTTCCTGCATATTCCGTTCCCGACCCCGGAAATCTTCAATGCGGTGCCGACCCACGATGAATTACTCGAGATGATGTGTGAGTATGATTTGCTGGGCTTCCAGACCGAAGGTGACCGCCTGGCGTTTCTGGATAATCTTAAGGCGCTGACCGATATTAAAGATTGCGACGCGCATCAGCATCAGGCGTTTGGCAAAACCTTTGCCACCGGCGTATACCCGATCAGCATTGCGCCGGAAAGCATCCGGGAAATGGCCGAAGGCCCGCTGCCACCGAAAATGGCGGCGATGGAACGGGAAATTCGTGAATCGAAGAACATCATTTCCTGCGAACGTCTCGATTACACCAAAGGACTGCCGGAACGTTTTCTGGCGTTTGAGGCATTACTGGAAAAATTCCCGCAGCATCGCGGTAAAGTGCGTTATTCGCAAATCGCCCCGACATCACGCGGCGACGTGCAGGCCTATCAGGAACTCCGTCATCAGTTGGAAACCGAAGTGGGCCGCATCAACGGTAAATACGGTGGCATCAACCAGACGCCGCTGTTTTACCTCAACCAGCATTTCCAGCGCAGCCTGCTGATGAAATTATTCCGTCTGACGGATGTCGGGCTGGTCACGCCACTGCGTGATGGCATGAATCTGGTGGCGAAAGAGTATGTTGCCGCGCAGGATCCGCAAGATCCCGGCGTTCTTGTTTTGTCACAATTTGCCGGTGCGGCGAATGAACTTACGTCGGCGCTGATCGTCAACCCTTATGACCGTGATGACGTGGCGGCGGCGCTGGATAAAGCACTGACCATGCCGCTGGAAGAGCGGCTTGAGCGTTATAATGACATGATGGCGGTGTTGCGCAAAAATGACATTGCGAACTGGGGCGAAACCTATTTGCGCGATTTATACGCCGTTTCGCCACACGGTGAAAAACACCGCGCCGTCGTGTAA
- a CDS encoding sulfite exporter TauE/SafE family protein — translation MYVVIGLTGILAGVISGIVGTGSSIMLLPALTYTFGPKTAIPVMAISAIVGNISRVILWRKDINIRAFLLYAVPGIPAAILGANTLWEMPARLSNICIGTFFFLLIPLRHYARCRAFTLSSMQLALAGALTGFLTGVVFSTGPLTIPVFAGFGLVKGALLSTEAAASFAIYFAKASTFSAIGAMPWPVLFSGLLVGSTLAAGMLIGKKFVIKMSETYFNRLIDILLFLAGISLFWNSAKGD, via the coding sequence ATGTATGTGGTGATTGGCCTGACGGGCATACTGGCCGGAGTTATCAGCGGCATTGTCGGCACCGGGAGTTCCATCATGTTATTGCCGGCGCTGACGTATACTTTCGGCCCGAAAACCGCCATTCCGGTGATGGCGATTTCGGCCATTGTCGGCAACATCTCCCGCGTGATCCTCTGGCGCAAAGACATCAACATTCGGGCGTTCTTGCTGTATGCCGTGCCTGGCATTCCCGCAGCGATTCTCGGTGCCAATACCTTATGGGAGATGCCTGCCAGACTGTCGAATATATGTATCGGTACGTTCTTCTTTCTGCTCATCCCTTTACGACATTATGCCCGTTGCAGGGCTTTTACCCTCAGCAGTATGCAACTGGCACTGGCGGGCGCGCTGACAGGGTTTCTGACCGGTGTGGTATTTTCAACCGGCCCGCTGACCATCCCGGTTTTCGCCGGCTTCGGGCTGGTGAAAGGCGCGTTGCTTTCCACCGAAGCCGCTGCATCGTTCGCGATTTATTTCGCCAAAGCCTCAACGTTCAGCGCGATTGGTGCGATGCCGTGGCCGGTATTGTTTAGCGGCTTGCTGGTGGGTAGTACGCTGGCGGCAGGGATGCTTATTGGCAAAAAATTTGTTATTAAGATGTCAGAGACATACTTTAACCGCCTGATCGACATCCTGTTATTTCTGGCGGGGATCTCATTATTCTGGAATTCAGCAAAAGGAGATTAA
- a CDS encoding oligogalacturonate-specific porin KdgM family protein, with product MKNSRLMICGLLLASASSQAVTIDLRHEWLDDSKQHKDRALVSHRFANGFGFSLEAKWKSGGDNENKPFNNLVDNGTESTISYQVKVTPEVFVQPGFTLESSSDSSIYKPFLTAGYTFDSGIYFNARYRYEYTRYTKENTEDRKTNRGEIWLGYKMADWRFEYNYIYKHSDQILYDNDKWDYEQNLKVAYNINKQWTPYAEIGDVSVRKTTDERQTRLRLGIQYNF from the coding sequence ATGAAAAATAGCAGACTGATGATCTGCGGTTTACTGCTGGCCAGCGCCAGCAGTCAGGCCGTCACAATTGACCTTCGCCACGAATGGCTCGATGACAGTAAGCAACATAAAGACAGGGCGCTGGTCTCGCACCGCTTTGCCAACGGGTTCGGTTTCTCGCTGGAGGCCAAATGGAAATCCGGTGGTGATAATGAGAATAAACCCTTTAATAATCTGGTAGATAATGGTACAGAAAGCACCATCAGCTATCAGGTTAAAGTGACGCCAGAAGTGTTCGTCCAGCCGGGATTCACGCTGGAGTCCAGTTCTGACAGCAGTATCTATAAACCCTTTTTAACGGCGGGATATACTTTTGACAGCGGCATTTATTTCAACGCCCGTTATCGTTATGAATATACCCGTTATACCAAAGAAAATACCGAAGACCGTAAAACCAATCGCGGCGAAATATGGCTGGGTTATAAAATGGCTGACTGGCGGTTTGAATATAACTACATTTATAAACACAGCGATCAGATCCTGTATGACAACGACAAATGGGATTATGAGCAGAATTTAAAGGTCGCGTATAATATTAATAAACAATGGACACCTTATGCCGAGATTGGTGATGTTTCTGTCAGGAAAACCACCGACGAAAGGCAAACCCGTTTACGTTTAGGGATCCAATATAATTTCTGA
- the treF gene encoding alpha,alpha-trehalase TreF — protein MFDSENADSEETRLTELEPIELILDRMMDAEPEPEMIEGLPPSDALTPADRYLELFTSVQSSGLFEDSKTFPDCPPKMDPLDILLRYRRIKKHPGFDLKRFVDAHFWLPEHRDDEYVSDPGDSLKEHIDKLWPVLTRQPEDHVPWSSLMPLPQAYVVPGGRFSETYYWDSYFSMLGLAESGRNDLLRTMADNFAWIIEMYGHIPNGNRTYYLSRSQPPVFALMVELFEEDGVRGARRYLDHLKMEYEFWMDGAESLAPNQAYRHAVCLPDGTLLNRYWDDRDTPRDESWREDVETARQSGRPANEVYRDLRAGAESGWDYSSRWLRDGHRLASIRTTQFIPVDLNAFLHKLESAIANISGLKGDKITETLFRRKAETRREAINRYLWDDNEGCFRDYDWHRQQMALFSAASVVPLYVGLASHYQAERLSEVVRARLLTPGGIMATEYETGEQWDKPNGWAPLQWMAIQGFKQYGNDVLGDEIARNWLKTVNQYYQQHHKLIEKYHISGGTPREGGGGEYPLQDGFGWTNGVVRRLIGLYGENYD, from the coding sequence ATGTTTGACAGCGAAAACGCTGATAGCGAAGAGACTCGTCTGACCGAGCTCGAGCCGATTGAACTGATCCTTGACCGGATGATGGATGCGGAACCGGAACCAGAGATGATCGAAGGTTTGCCGCCTTCGGATGCCTTAACGCCCGCTGACCGTTATCTGGAATTGTTTACCAGTGTGCAATCTTCAGGGCTTTTCGAGGACAGCAAAACCTTCCCCGACTGCCCGCCGAAGATGGATCCGCTGGACATTCTGTTGCGTTATCGCCGGATAAAAAAACATCCGGGCTTTGACCTGAAACGGTTTGTGGACGCGCATTTCTGGCTGCCTGAACACCGCGATGACGAATACGTGTCCGACCCCGGCGATTCGCTGAAAGAACACATCGATAAACTGTGGCCGGTGCTGACGCGCCAGCCGGAAGACCATGTGCCATGGTCATCACTGATGCCTTTGCCCCAGGCCTATGTGGTGCCGGGCGGGCGTTTCAGCGAGACCTATTACTGGGATTCTTACTTTTCGATGTTAGGGCTGGCGGAAAGTGGCCGTAATGATCTGTTGCGCACCATGGCAGATAATTTCGCCTGGATCATCGAGATGTACGGTCATATTCCGAACGGCAACCGCACGTATTACCTGAGCCGGTCGCAACCCCCGGTATTTGCGCTGATGGTCGAACTGTTTGAAGAAGACGGTGTACGCGGGGCGAGGCGCTATCTCGACCATCTGAAAATGGAATATGAGTTCTGGATGGATGGGGCAGAGTCTCTCGCGCCGAATCAGGCTTACCGTCATGCGGTTTGCCTGCCGGACGGCACGCTGCTTAACCGTTACTGGGATGACAGGGACACGCCGCGCGATGAGTCGTGGCGCGAAGATGTGGAAACCGCCAGGCAGTCCGGGCGGCCAGCCAACGAGGTTTATCGTGATTTACGCGCGGGGGCGGAATCCGGCTGGGATTATTCGTCGCGCTGGTTGCGTGACGGTCATCGTCTCGCCAGTATCCGTACCACGCAATTTATTCCGGTGGATCTGAACGCGTTTCTCCACAAGCTGGAAAGTGCCATCGCCAATATTTCCGGGCTTAAGGGAGATAAAATCACCGAAACGTTATTCCGCCGCAAAGCCGAAACGCGCCGCGAGGCCATCAACCGTTATCTGTGGGATGACAACGAAGGCTGTTTCCGCGATTACGACTGGCACCGTCAGCAAATGGCACTGTTTTCCGCCGCCAGCGTGGTGCCGCTGTATGTCGGGCTGGCCAGCCATTATCAGGCTGAACGCCTGTCGGAGGTCGTGCGCGCACGCTTGCTTACGCCGGGCGGCATCATGGCGACGGAATATGAAACCGGTGAACAGTGGGATAAACCTAACGGCTGGGCACCGCTGCAATGGATGGCGATTCAGGGCTTTAAGCAATACGGCAATGATGTGCTGGGCGATGAAATTGCCCGTAACTGGCTGAAAACGGTGAATCAGTATTATCAGCAACACCATAAACTGATCGAAAAATACCACATATCCGGTGGCACCCCGCGCGAAGGGGGCGGCGGGGAATATCCGCTGCAGGATGGCTTCGGCTGGACCAATGGCGTCGTGCGGCGACTTATTGGCTTATACGGTGAGAATTACGACTGA
- the otsB gene encoding trehalose-phosphatase, with product MTAEIQENTTETPLLPVLDSRQYAFFFDVDGTLAEIRSEPDAVTIPAEVRDHLQTLFAASSGALALVSGRPVEQLDQLVSPLELPAAGVHGAEMRDGSGTLHRVTLPANVAQEVQQTLEAGMAALPGTLLETKGMAFALHYRQAMLHQQQVLALAESVVAKFPELVLQPGKCVLEIKPRGKDKGAAIYTFMQQTPFSGRIPVFVGDDLTDEKGFEVVNAMQGISVKVGEGSSLAQYRVKTVRDVYRWIEALQRHTLTFKKESEL from the coding sequence TTGACCGCAGAAATTCAGGAAAATACGACTGAGACACCGCTTCTCCCTGTATTGGATAGTCGCCAATACGCCTTCTTTTTCGATGTCGATGGCACACTTGCTGAAATCCGATCTGAACCCGATGCCGTCACGATCCCCGCTGAAGTTCGTGATCACCTGCAAACGCTGTTTGCGGCCTCTTCCGGTGCGCTGGCGCTGGTTTCGGGACGTCCGGTGGAACAGCTCGATCAGCTGGTCAGTCCGCTGGAACTCCCTGCGGCAGGCGTACACGGGGCAGAAATGCGCGACGGCAGCGGCACCCTGCACCGCGTAACCTTACCCGCTAATGTGGCACAAGAAGTGCAACAGACCCTTGAAGCAGGCATGGCCGCGTTGCCAGGAACTTTGCTCGAAACCAAAGGCATGGCTTTTGCCCTGCATTATCGTCAGGCGATGCTGCATCAGCAGCAGGTATTAGCGCTGGCGGAATCCGTGGTAGCAAAATTCCCTGAGCTGGTACTTCAGCCCGGTAAATGCGTTCTTGAGATCAAACCCCGTGGAAAAGACAAAGGCGCAGCGATTTATACATTTATGCAACAGACGCCATTTTCCGGACGCATTCCGGTATTCGTCGGGGATGACCTGACCGATGAAAAGGGGTTTGAAGTGGTTAACGCCATGCAGGGGATCTCGGTGAAAGTCGGCGAAGGTTCAAGTCTCGCGCAGTATCGCGTCAAAACCGTTCGCGACGTTTACCGTTGGATTGAGGCGTTACAACGTCACACATTAACATTTAAGAAGGAGTCCGAATTATGA
- a CDS encoding right-handed parallel beta-helix repeat-containing protein produces the protein MWASKFVITALTLGISAQCLAVTLPDSGKLVWHSMTFGQSTDVNFATNVLPEKIGMNETLLAGGKAVPATGTVLSTPFTLESRGGKIGNSHDGLTFFYTRLPADVNFQLEAEITLNQFGPENGAKPAGQEGAGLLVRDILGNPREPVTKPGIEELPAASNMVMNSIMAIGDKPPVLALIARQGVQQPWGNTGIGIVRESYHPLSTPARFSLRLTRTDTGFTVAYAPQGSDQWVSKSVQHADSVTQLDKTGYYVGFFASRNAKMTVEHARLTLSEAHVQPSAPYVTPSLNARIEVMSSPVIARRDSVFQLRTNGDGKVQIDQNGKPLLSQITVRGGEVVAVPFHAEQPVTALKITYTPADGKPVMQEFQVNMALVSNPDHLYVSPAGAAGNDGSAEHPLDFDSAVNLLAPGGTLWLAEGDYPASLIPATASGTGKNRKTLRAQGDNVVFNGLTLNASYWNIQGITVTQKSFHVAGSYNHIDRVKAHHADDTGIWVASPDGIGRALWASHNLISNSESWGNQDPGRKNADGFAVKMRVGEGNRLVNCYSHDNIDDGFDLFNKIEDGPNGSVTLENSLSVNNGSNGFKLGGEGLPVGHVVRHNVAVGNGMDGFTDNFNPGALVIEDNRAVDNKRFNFLFRPSPYTTADKQGTFRDNISLRTTAGKYDDAVTGNVDNSNYFYTDHKTVNNRHQEIKPGDYISLRLPDPITRLSDGGFNYADFLKNK, from the coding sequence ATGTGGGCATCAAAATTTGTGATTACCGCGCTCACCCTCGGGATAAGCGCACAATGCCTGGCGGTTACCTTGCCTGATAGCGGCAAACTGGTCTGGCACAGCATGACTTTTGGCCAGTCAACCGACGTCAATTTCGCCACCAACGTTCTGCCTGAGAAAATCGGCATGAACGAAACCTTGCTGGCAGGGGGCAAAGCTGTTCCGGCGACAGGCACCGTGCTCAGTACCCCGTTCACACTTGAAAGCCGTGGCGGCAAAATCGGTAACAGCCACGACGGCTTAACCTTTTTTTATACCCGCTTACCGGCAGACGTGAATTTCCAGCTTGAAGCAGAGATCACGCTCAATCAGTTCGGGCCAGAAAATGGCGCGAAACCGGCCGGGCAGGAAGGGGCCGGATTACTGGTACGCGATATTCTGGGCAATCCGCGTGAGCCGGTGACTAAACCGGGCATTGAGGAGTTACCGGCCGCATCAAATATGGTAATGAACAGCATCATGGCCATCGGTGATAAACCGCCGGTACTGGCGCTGATTGCCCGGCAGGGCGTACAGCAACCCTGGGGAAATACCGGCATCGGCATAGTGCGTGAAAGCTATCATCCGCTGAGTACGCCGGCGCGTTTTTCGCTGCGACTGACCCGCACGGACACGGGTTTTACCGTCGCCTATGCGCCACAGGGCAGCGATCAGTGGGTAAGCAAATCCGTGCAGCATGCGGACAGCGTGACCCAACTGGACAAAACCGGGTATTACGTCGGTTTCTTCGCCTCGCGCAATGCCAAAATGACGGTTGAACACGCCAGGCTGACACTCAGCGAAGCGCATGTTCAGCCCTCCGCACCTTATGTGACACCGTCACTTAATGCGCGCATTGAGGTGATGTCATCGCCGGTCATTGCCCGCCGCGACAGCGTGTTCCAGTTACGGACTAACGGCGACGGAAAGGTGCAGATTGATCAGAATGGCAAACCGCTGTTGTCGCAAATAACGGTACGCGGCGGTGAAGTGGTCGCGGTTCCGTTTCATGCGGAACAACCGGTGACGGCGCTGAAAATAACCTACACACCGGCGGACGGTAAACCGGTAATGCAGGAATTCCAGGTGAATATGGCACTGGTCAGCAATCCTGACCACTTGTATGTTTCTCCGGCTGGCGCGGCAGGTAATGACGGCTCGGCTGAACACCCGCTGGATTTTGACAGTGCGGTTAATCTTTTAGCGCCGGGCGGTACGCTGTGGCTGGCAGAGGGCGATTACCCGGCAAGCCTGATCCCGGCAACCGCCAGCGGTACCGGCAAGAACCGGAAAACACTGCGTGCGCAGGGCGACAACGTGGTGTTTAACGGCCTGACACTCAATGCCAGCTACTGGAATATTCAGGGGATTACCGTCACACAAAAAAGTTTTCATGTTGCAGGAAGCTATAACCATATCGACCGCGTTAAGGCGCATCACGCCGACGATACCGGGATCTGGGTGGCGTCGCCGGACGGCATCGGGCGGGCATTATGGGCCAGCCACAATCTCATCAGCAATTCTGAATCCTGGGGGAATCAGGATCCGGGGCGCAAAAACGCCGACGGATTTGCCGTCAAAATGCGCGTGGGTGAGGGTAACCGGCTGGTGAACTGTTATTCCCACGACAACATTGACGACGGTTTTGACCTGTTCAACAAAATCGAAGACGGCCCGAACGGCAGTGTCACCCTTGAGAACAGCCTGTCGGTAAACAATGGCAGCAACGGTTTCAAACTGGGCGGCGAAGGATTACCGGTCGGCCATGTGGTGCGCCACAACGTCGCGGTCGGCAACGGCATGGACGGCTTTACCGACAACTTCAACCCGGGCGCGCTGGTTATCGAAGACAACCGCGCTGTCGATAACAAACGCTTCAACTTCCTGTTCCGCCCATCGCCTTACACCACGGCCGACAAGCAGGGCACGTTCAGGGACAACATTTCGCTGCGCACCACGGCAGGGAAGTATGACGATGCCGTCACCGGCAATGTGGATAACAGTAATTATTTTTACACTGACCACAAAACGGTGAATAACAGGCATCAGGAAATTAAACCGGGAGATTATATTTCTCTGCGATTACCGGATCCGATAACCCGTCTTTCTGACGGTGGATTTAATTACGCTGACTTTTTGAAAAACAAATAA
- a CDS encoding LysR substrate-binding domain-containing protein yields the protein MHALPPITALRAFLVACHAGSFTAAAQELCITHGAVSRHIQVVEKWFGVNLFSKEGQRRVPTPYALKLARELGSAFDTLSDIALRYGNGGRNNVFNVSVPTTMSLKWLLPRLDDFYTQFPEANLQISTANTEQLHIVGHYDLLIRRETGATEYSAIPFLADTHCLMASPALLGRFQLKTPEDVLKCPRIETLTRPGHWNMWLAAAGLEKTPVSGLRRYDHFHVSLHAMLEGIGVGLGPVRTLSAEIRRGNLVLLFPQITVAPCHYHALTPAGVQKTLLHQAFERWLVAQGECGDQS from the coding sequence ATGCATGCCCTTCCCCCGATAACGGCCCTCCGCGCCTTTCTTGTCGCCTGTCATGCGGGCAGTTTTACCGCCGCAGCGCAGGAGTTATGCATCACGCACGGCGCGGTCAGCCGCCATATTCAGGTGGTGGAGAAATGGTTTGGAGTGAATTTATTCAGTAAGGAAGGCCAGCGGCGGGTACCGACACCTTATGCGCTGAAGCTGGCGCGCGAGCTGGGCAGCGCGTTTGATACGCTGTCGGATATCGCCCTGCGTTACGGTAATGGCGGGCGTAATAATGTATTCAACGTCAGCGTGCCCACCACCATGAGCCTGAAATGGCTGCTGCCCCGCCTTGATGATTTTTATACGCAATTTCCTGAGGCTAATCTGCAAATCTCTACGGCCAATACCGAGCAGTTACACATTGTGGGGCATTACGATTTGCTGATCCGTCGTGAAACCGGTGCCACGGAATATTCCGCGATCCCTTTTCTGGCCGATACCCATTGCCTGATGGCTTCGCCGGCGCTGCTCGGACGTTTTCAACTGAAGACACCGGAGGACGTGCTGAAATGTCCGCGCATTGAAACCCTTACCCGGCCAGGGCATTGGAATATGTGGCTGGCGGCGGCAGGGCTGGAGAAAACGCCGGTCAGCGGTTTGCGCCGTTATGACCATTTTCACGTTTCATTGCATGCCATGCTGGAAGGGATCGGCGTCGGGCTGGGGCCGGTCAGAACGCTGTCGGCAGAAATCCGTCGCGGGAATCTGGTGCTGTTGTTTCCGCAGATTACTGTCGCGCCCTGCCATTACCATGCCCTGACGCCAGCAGGCGTGCAGAAAACCCTGCTCCACCAGGCGTTTGAACGCTGGCTGGTGGCACAGGGAGAATGCGGTGATCAGTCGTAA